The DNA segment CCGTGGAACGTTTTACTATCTCTCTCAGCGACGAATTGGCCGCCGATTTCGATCAATGGATCGAGGCGCGGGGCTATTCCAATCGTTCCGAAGCGGTTCGTGACTTACTGCGCAAGGAAGTCGAAACCCAGCGATTGGATCAGGGGCAGGCCATTTACAGCGTTGCCACGCTTTCTTACGTTTATAATCATCATGAACGCAATCTGGCCGAGCGTTTAACCAATTTGCAGCACGCAGCCCACGATCTGGTTGTTTCATCCATGCATGTGCATCTCGATCATGACGATTGCATGGAAAGCCTGTTTTTGCGCGGCTTGACGCAGCATATCCGCGATTTCGCCGACAAGCTTTCCGCCGAAACCGGCGTCAGGCATGGCACGCTTAACTTAGTACCGGTAAAAATCGTGGCGCTTCAGCATGATCATTCTCATGCCCATTTTCATCCCCACAGTTAGCTGTGATGTCCAGTCGGATTTTTTAGTTGTGAATGATTTGACTGAGGGTGAATGCAATTTGGCAAAAAAATGAGCATCATCGCTGGTGATTTTTCGCTATCGGAACGCTGGCTGATGCCGGTCAATTAGTTGCCGTGAGTCATTCGCGTGTTTGTGAGCAAATTTTCCGCCGAATCCAATCCAAAGCCCTGAGTTTTTTAATAAAGATCCCATCAAAATAAATGCATACCGGCATTGGATGCTTGCGAATCGTGTTATTTTTTAAGTTTGAAATTTT comes from the Methylomonas sp. LL1 genome and includes:
- the nikR gene encoding nickel-responsive transcriptional regulator NikR is translated as MERFTISLSDELAADFDQWIEARGYSNRSEAVRDLLRKEVETQRLDQGQAIYSVATLSYVYNHHERNLAERLTNLQHAAHDLVVSSMHVHLDHDDCMESLFLRGLTQHIRDFADKLSAETGVRHGTLNLVPVKIVALQHDHSHAHFHPHS